The following are encoded together in the Panicum virgatum strain AP13 chromosome 6K, P.virgatum_v5, whole genome shotgun sequence genome:
- the LOC120639264 gene encoding protein FAR1-RELATED SEQUENCE 12-like: MHLFVAKFNEFQSDSNDQEGKEGFVTNQVNRKMRTGLPIEDHAHTIYTRAMYEKFYNELFESGKYTIKSKIGQDEYVLTDARADMEDAAAYIHVRLQGTDRVTCECGLFEHMGMLCRHALKVLVHLDRQEIPPGNILHRWTKDCVERSLSEESKSSLIVHNDKLRKKMLLDKVFEIANREATLSETAFHQAMDAITGSSSPDPVLANSDYPNILTATFTGQLQPTACPPRTILGGRPPNTGLKS, from the exons ATGCACCTGTTCGTCGCCAAATTCAATGAATTCCAAAGTGATAGTAATGACCAGGAGGGAAAGGAAGGGTTCGTCACAAACCAG GTGAATCGAAAGATGAGAACTGGTCTCCCAATAGAGGATCATGCACACACTATTTATACAAGGGCCATGTATGAGAAGTTTTATAACGAGCTATTTGAATCAGGCAAGTACACTATAAAATCCAAGATTGGTCAAGATGAGTATGTATTGACAGACGCAAGAGCAGACATGGAAGATGCTGCAGCTTATATCCACGTGAGGCTGCAAGGCACAGACCGTGTAACCTGCGAATGTGGCCTCTTCGAGCATATGGGCATGCTTTGTCGTCATGCACTAAAG GTACTTGTACATCTTGACAGGCAAGAGATACCCCCTGGCAACATACTCCATAGATGGACAAAAGATTGCGTTGAACGGTCACTTTCAGAAGAATCAAAGTCATCCCTCATAGTTCATAATGACAAACTGCGGAAGAAGATGCTGCTtgataaagtttttgaaattgcAAACAGGGAAGCGACCTTGAGCGAAACTGCATTCCATCAGGCCATGGATGCAATAACTGGATCTTCAAGTCCTGATCCAGTATTAGCTAATTCAGATTACCCAAATATATTGACAGCAACCTTCACTGGGCAGCTTCAACCTACTGCTTGTCCACCACGCACTATCCTAGGAGGTAGGCCTCCGAACACAGGTCTCAAGTCATGA